The following DNA comes from Deinococcus sp. YIM 134068.
GAAGGGCGAGGATGTCGAACTCCTTCGGCGAGAGCCGCAGCTCCTCGGCCTTGTACGTCACCAGCCGCTTCTGGGGGTCGAGGGTGAGGTCACCCATGCTCAGGCTCTCGGTGGTGCGCTGCCGGAGCTGCACCTTCACGCGGGCGAGCAGCTCGTCGGGGTGGAAGGGTTTGATGAGGTAGTCGTCGGCCCCCAGCCCCAGCAGCCGGACCTTCTCGTCCACGGTGTCGCGGGCGGTCAGGACGATGATGGGCACGGCGCTGTTCTTGCGCAGCCGCTGCACCACGTCCCCGCCGTCGAAGTCGGGCAGGCCGAGGTCGAGCAGGATCAGGTCGGGGTGGTCCTCGCGGGCCTTGATCAGCCCGTTCATCGCGGAGTCGGCGTGTTCGACCCCGTAGCCGGCATCGGTGAGGTCCATCCGCAGCACGTTGGCGATGTCGAGGTCGTCCTCGATCACAAGGATTCGTTGGGCGTTCACGCCTTCATGATACGCGTC
Coding sequences within:
- a CDS encoding response regulator transcription factor — protein: MNAQRILVIEDDLDIANVLRMDLTDAGYGVEHADSAMNGLIKAREDHPDLILLDLGLPDFDGGDVVQRLRKNSAVPIIVLTARDTVDEKVRLLGLGADDYLIKPFHPDELLARVKVQLRQRTTESLSMGDLTLDPQKRLVTYKAEELRLSPKEFDILALLIRQPGRVYSRHEIGQEIWQGRLPEGSNVVDVHMANLRAKLRDLDGYGLLRTVRGVGYALRG